One window of Lawsonibacter asaccharolyticus genomic DNA carries:
- a CDS encoding ABC transporter permease — MAQNTPAPAAGQKPKKVKKSATSGMSRALVRRETTSAYLFLLPSLIFFVTFVVVPMFICVYYSFTDYGLGGVKGFAGLSNYIKLFQDPIFHRGFLNTVLMVVVAVPSVTAFSLWVSSAIYKMHSIPRSFFRCVFYLPVVTGSVAITVVWKWILDPYNGILNQVAGTSSFDWLGNPKTAIWFIILILFTTSIGQPIVLYVAALGNVDNSIIEAAEVDGATKFQVFWKIKWPSIMPTTLYVLVITTINTFQCFALIQLLTKGGPLNSTMTIMYQVYDTAYRLNDLGYACAIGVVLALIIAIFSAIQFKVAKTDN; from the coding sequence ATGGCTCAGAACACTCCTGCTCCGGCTGCCGGACAGAAGCCTAAAAAAGTCAAGAAAAGCGCTACCTCCGGTATGAGCCGCGCGCTGGTGCGGCGGGAGACCACCTCGGCCTACCTGTTCCTGCTGCCCAGCCTGATCTTCTTTGTGACCTTCGTGGTCGTCCCCATGTTCATCTGTGTGTATTACAGCTTTACCGACTACGGACTGGGCGGCGTCAAGGGCTTCGCCGGCCTGTCCAACTACATCAAGCTGTTCCAGGACCCCATCTTCCACCGCGGCTTTCTGAACACGGTGCTCATGGTGGTGGTGGCGGTGCCCAGCGTCACTGCATTCTCCCTGTGGGTGAGCTCCGCCATCTACAAGATGCATTCCATTCCCCGCTCCTTCTTCCGATGTGTGTTCTACCTGCCGGTAGTCACCGGCTCGGTGGCCATCACCGTGGTGTGGAAGTGGATCCTGGACCCCTACAACGGCATCCTCAATCAGGTGGCCGGCACCTCCAGCTTTGACTGGCTGGGCAATCCCAAAACCGCCATCTGGTTTATCATCCTGATCCTGTTCACCACCTCCATCGGTCAGCCCATCGTGCTGTATGTGGCGGCTCTGGGCAATGTGGACAACTCCATTATCGAGGCAGCCGAGGTGGACGGCGCCACCAAGTTTCAGGTGTTCTGGAAGATCAAATGGCCCTCCATCATGCCCACTACCCTGTATGTGCTGGTCATCACCACCATCAACACCTTCCAGTGCTTCGCGCTGATTCAGCTGCTGACCAAGGGCGGCCCGCTGAACTCCACCATGACCATCATGTACCAGGTCTACGACACCGCGTACCGGCTCAACGACCTGGGCTATGCCTGTGCCATCGGCGTGGTTCTGGCCCTCATCATCGCCATTTTCTCCGCCATCCAGTTCAAAGTGGCGAAGACTGACAATTAA
- a CDS encoding ABC transporter permease, which yields MKKTTDLSGTSKGYKVFSVAILVVMVIFFLFPLYWIVTGSFKNKLEITARTPIWFPIEPTVENYARLFDNPAFLWLFNIIFISAAAMILTCLTASLAGYALGKKRFIGRGVLFTIIICAMALPKQVIVIPLAQEMTNFFHLNDTLWAVILPTVGWPFGVFLMKQFSETIPTEILEAARVDGAGELRTFITVVFPMIKPGIGALAIFTFVNTWNDYFLQLVMLTSTESWTLPLAIANLQGEMSTDFGLIMAGAALASIPIIIVFVAFQKYFTQGIAMGAVKG from the coding sequence ATGAAAAAAACCACTGATCTGAGCGGCACCTCCAAGGGGTATAAGGTTTTCTCCGTGGCCATCCTGGTGGTCATGGTGATCTTCTTCCTGTTCCCTCTGTACTGGATCGTCACCGGCTCCTTCAAGAACAAGCTGGAGATCACGGCCCGGACGCCCATCTGGTTCCCCATCGAACCCACGGTGGAAAACTACGCCCGGCTGTTTGACAACCCCGCCTTCCTGTGGCTGTTCAACATCATCTTCATTTCGGCGGCGGCTATGATCCTGACCTGTCTCACCGCCTCCCTGGCGGGCTACGCCCTGGGCAAGAAGCGCTTCATCGGCCGGGGCGTCCTGTTCACCATCATCATCTGCGCCATGGCCCTGCCCAAGCAGGTCATCGTCATCCCTCTGGCCCAGGAGATGACCAACTTCTTCCATCTGAACGATACCCTTTGGGCCGTCATCCTGCCCACGGTGGGCTGGCCCTTCGGCGTATTCCTGATGAAGCAGTTCTCCGAGACCATCCCGACAGAGATCCTGGAGGCGGCCCGGGTGGACGGCGCGGGTGAGCTGCGCACCTTCATCACCGTGGTCTTCCCTATGATCAAGCCCGGTATCGGCGCGCTGGCAATCTTCACCTTCGTCAACACCTGGAACGACTACTTCCTCCAGCTGGTCATGCTCACCAGCACGGAGAGCTGGACCCTGCCGCTGGCCATCGCCAACCTTCAGGGCGAGATGTCCACTGACTTCGGCCTGATCATGGCGGGCGCGGCGCTGGCCTCCATCCCCATCATCATCGTATTCGTGGCCTTCCAGAAGTACTTCACCCAGGGTATCGCCATGGGTGCGGTCAAGGGCTGA
- a CDS encoding glutamate dehydrogenase, which translates to MSFQNAYLNSVMDDLRARYAHEPEYLQAVEEFLEPLSPVIDSDPRYEQQNIVGRMAEPERLICFPVSWVDDQGKTRLNHGFRVQHSSALGPYKGGLRFHPSVNQSVMKFLAFEQTFKDCLTTLPMGGGKGGSDFDPKGKSDGEVMRFCQAFMNELYRHIGENTDVPAGDIGVGCREIGYLFGRYKKLKNQWTGAITGKSLASGGSLTRTEATGFGLCYFGAAYLADHGQSFQGKKVIISGSGNVATYANQKCTEMGATVVAMSDSNGYVVDENGIDFRIIQQIKEQKRERISTYPNYVPTAKYVEGCAGIWSVPCDIAMPCATQNEIDTDSAKLLVSNGCKAVFEGSNMPCTPEAIQAIKASGLLYSPSKASNAGGVAVSGLEMSQNSERLYWTFEAVDAKLKEIMENIYRQCADTAAKYGQEGDIQAGANIVSFLKVADAMLWQGVY; encoded by the coding sequence ATGTCCTTTCAGAACGCTTACCTTAATTCCGTGATGGATGATCTGCGGGCCCGCTACGCCCACGAGCCCGAGTACCTCCAGGCTGTGGAGGAATTTCTGGAGCCCCTTTCCCCTGTGATCGATTCCGACCCCCGCTATGAGCAGCAGAACATCGTGGGCCGCATGGCCGAGCCGGAGCGCCTGATCTGCTTCCCGGTGTCCTGGGTGGACGATCAGGGCAAGACCCGCCTGAATCACGGTTTCCGGGTGCAGCACAGCTCCGCCCTGGGCCCCTATAAGGGGGGGCTGCGATTCCATCCCTCTGTCAACCAGTCTGTCATGAAATTCCTGGCCTTTGAGCAGACTTTTAAGGACTGTCTGACCACCCTCCCCATGGGCGGCGGCAAGGGCGGGTCCGACTTCGACCCAAAGGGTAAGTCCGACGGCGAGGTCATGCGGTTCTGCCAGGCCTTTATGAATGAGCTCTACCGCCACATCGGTGAGAACACCGACGTCCCTGCGGGTGACATCGGTGTGGGCTGCCGGGAGATCGGCTACCTCTTCGGACGGTACAAGAAGCTGAAGAACCAGTGGACCGGCGCCATCACCGGAAAGAGTCTGGCCTCCGGCGGCTCCCTCACCCGCACCGAGGCCACCGGCTTCGGCCTGTGCTACTTCGGCGCCGCCTATCTGGCCGACCACGGCCAGTCCTTCCAGGGGAAGAAGGTCATCATCTCCGGCTCGGGCAATGTGGCCACCTACGCCAATCAGAAGTGCACCGAGATGGGAGCCACTGTGGTGGCCATGAGCGACTCCAACGGCTATGTGGTGGACGAGAACGGCATCGACTTCCGCATCATCCAGCAGATCAAGGAGCAGAAGCGGGAGCGCATCAGCACCTATCCCAACTATGTCCCCACTGCCAAATACGTGGAGGGCTGTGCCGGCATCTGGTCCGTCCCCTGCGACATCGCCATGCCCTGCGCCACCCAGAACGAGATCGACACCGACTCCGCCAAACTGCTGGTGTCCAACGGCTGTAAGGCCGTCTTTGAGGGCTCCAACATGCCCTGTACTCCCGAGGCCATCCAGGCCATCAAAGCCTCCGGCCTCCTCTACTCCCCCTCCAAGGCTTCCAACGCCGGCGGCGTGGCTGTCTCCGGTCTGGAGATGAGCCAGAACAGCGAGCGCCTGTACTGGACCTTTGAGGCGGTGGACGCCAAGCTGAAGGAGATCATGGAGAACATCTACCGCCAGTGCGCCGACACCGCAGCTAAGTACGGCCAGGAGGGCGACATCCAGGCCGGCGCCAATATCGTCAGCTTCCTGAAGGTGGCCGACGCCATGCTGTGGCAGGGCGTGTATTGA
- a CDS encoding RNA polymerase sigma-24 subunit ECF subfamily, whose amino-acid sequence MDRTSQAEETVRRYSDMVYRLAFARTGNTADAEDVYQEVFLRYLRSDPQFTSEEHRKAWLLRVTINCAKKLHAAPWRRRTEPLSETLEAPSPEGEALWEELRRLPDKYRTVLHLYYYEDMTTEEIARLLDRSPATVRSQLMRGRDRLRVLLEEG is encoded by the coding sequence ATGGACCGGACGAGCCAGGCGGAGGAGACGGTCCGCCGCTACTCTGACATGGTCTATCGCCTTGCCTTTGCCCGGACGGGGAACACCGCAGACGCTGAGGATGTGTACCAGGAGGTCTTTCTCCGCTACCTCCGCAGCGACCCCCAGTTCACCTCGGAGGAGCACCGGAAGGCCTGGCTGCTGCGGGTCACTATCAACTGCGCCAAAAAGCTTCATGCGGCGCCCTGGCGGCGGCGGACGGAGCCCCTCAGTGAGACGCTGGAGGCCCCCTCCCCGGAGGGAGAGGCGCTCTGGGAGGAGCTGCGCCGCCTGCCGGACAAGTACCGCACGGTGCTCCACCTCTACTACTACGAGGACATGACCACGGAGGAGATCGCCCGGCTGCTGGACCGGAGCCCGGCCACGGTGCGGTCCCAGCTGATGCGGGGCAGAGACAGGCTGCGGGTGCTGCTGGAGGAGGGATAG
- a CDS encoding N-acetylneuraminate lyase: MRDFSKYQGVIPAFYACYDDLGAVSATKVRELTRYLIGKGVKGLYVGGSSGECIYQSVEERKLVLENVMAEARGKVTIIAHVACNNTSDSQALAAHAESLGVDAIAAIPPIYFHLPDYAIAKYWNDISAAAPNTDFVIYNIPQLAGVALNGSLLKEMLKNPRVIGVKNSSMPVQDIQMWKDEGCIVFNGPDEQFLSGLAAGAIGGIGGTYAVMPELYLKIYELYGKGEMETARQIQNEACRIIYKMCTAKGNLYAVQKAIIRLQGGPDAGSVRLPMPPLADGDASIVREAAGMISAAIGKYC, translated from the coding sequence ATGCGCGATTTCAGCAAATATCAGGGCGTCATCCCGGCATTCTACGCATGCTATGACGATTTGGGCGCCGTCAGCGCCACCAAGGTGCGGGAGCTCACCCGCTATCTGATCGGCAAGGGCGTGAAGGGCCTGTATGTGGGCGGCTCCTCCGGCGAGTGCATCTACCAGAGCGTGGAGGAGCGCAAGCTGGTCCTGGAGAATGTGATGGCCGAGGCCAGAGGCAAGGTCACCATCATCGCCCACGTGGCCTGCAACAACACCTCTGACAGCCAGGCCCTGGCCGCCCACGCGGAGAGCCTGGGGGTGGACGCTATCGCCGCCATCCCACCCATTTACTTCCACCTGCCTGACTACGCCATCGCCAAGTACTGGAACGACATCTCCGCCGCCGCCCCGAACACGGATTTCGTCATCTACAACATCCCCCAGCTGGCCGGTGTGGCCCTGAACGGCTCCCTGCTCAAGGAGATGCTGAAGAATCCCCGGGTCATCGGCGTAAAGAACTCCTCCATGCCTGTCCAGGACATTCAGATGTGGAAGGACGAGGGCTGCATCGTATTCAACGGCCCCGATGAGCAGTTCCTGTCCGGCCTGGCGGCGGGCGCCATCGGCGGCATCGGCGGCACCTATGCCGTCATGCCCGAGCTGTATCTGAAGATCTATGAGTTGTACGGCAAGGGTGAGATGGAGACCGCCCGCCAGATCCAGAACGAGGCCTGCCGCATCATTTACAAGATGTGTACCGCCAAGGGCAACCTGTACGCGGTCCAGAAGGCCATCATCCGTCTCCAGGGCGGCCCCGACGCAGGCAGCGTCCGCCTGCCCATGCCCCCCCTGGCCGACGGAGACGCATCCATCGTGCGGGAAGCGGCAGGGATGATCTCGGCTGCCATCGGGAAGTACTGCTGA
- a CDS encoding 30S ribosomal protein S20 — MPNIKSAKKRVLVNQAKAMQNKAAKSALKTDIKKFEAAVAEGNRSEADVAYKVAVKAVDKAAAKGLLHKNNAANKKSSLTLKLNKLA, encoded by the coding sequence TTGCCGAATATTAAGTCTGCCAAAAAGCGTGTTCTGGTCAATCAGGCCAAGGCCATGCAGAACAAGGCCGCTAAGTCCGCGCTGAAGACCGACATCAAGAAGTTTGAAGCCGCGGTGGCGGAAGGCAACCGCAGCGAGGCCGATGTCGCTTACAAGGTGGCTGTCAAGGCGGTCGACAAGGCTGCTGCCAAGGGTCTGCTGCACAAGAACAATGCCGCGAACAAGAAGAGCAGCCTGACTCTGAAGCTGAACAAGCTGGCCTGA
- a CDS encoding preprotein translocase SecG subunit: MKTAVTVIQVLCGLFLIAVVLLQSGKSAGLSGAIAGGADTFLSKNKAKTVDAKLAKWTKWVAIAFMLLTLSLSLIP, encoded by the coding sequence ATGAAAACTGCTGTTACCGTGATCCAGGTGCTGTGCGGACTGTTTCTGATCGCCGTGGTCCTGCTGCAGTCCGGCAAGAGCGCGGGCCTGTCTGGTGCCATCGCCGGCGGCGCGGATACCTTCCTGTCCAAGAACAAGGCCAAGACTGTGGACGCCAAGCTGGCCAAGTGGACCAAGTGGGTGGCCATCGCCTTTATGCTGCTCACCCTGTCCCTGAGCCTGATCCCCTGA
- a CDS encoding ABC transporter solute-binding protein — translation MKFKKVAALVLASAMTLGLAACGNGNSSTPSQSSGGASSSGTTSSSATEISLWAFNIGGFTEASNWDSLIAAFNEVNPDIKVTVTPINYQDGDQKLTSAITSGSGPDIIFEGPERIVGNYAREGLMVDLGDVWGDASADIGENISSVCQLDGTYYMYPLSAAAHCMAINYEVFEAAGALQYIDEETRTWTTEGFEAAMAAIKTAIDNGTVTVATPGIVYCGAQGGDQGTRALVNNLYSDYYVTEDGTSYNANSANNVKALTLLQNMVNAGSLSANASYAAADELQAFANQTCAVSFCWNFSNYSQYADQTQFTPFAMAFPSDDGTPELEMAGPYGFGIFDNKDQAKIDAAKKFIDFVCNDATAGVEAVKTSSFFPVHSDWGDVYADAEDADLRAPFALMSNYLGRYYNLTGGWTEQRALWWPMLAEILTTGADVQTAADNFVSQANANIG, via the coding sequence ATGAAATTCAAAAAAGTAGCAGCTCTTGTCTTGGCTTCCGCCATGACGCTGGGCCTGGCTGCCTGCGGCAACGGCAACAGCTCCACCCCCAGTCAGTCCAGCGGCGGTGCCTCTTCATCGGGCACCACCTCCAGCAGCGCCACTGAGATCAGCCTGTGGGCCTTCAACATCGGCGGCTTCACCGAGGCCTCCAACTGGGATTCCCTGATCGCCGCTTTCAACGAGGTCAACCCCGACATCAAGGTCACCGTCACCCCCATCAACTATCAGGACGGCGACCAGAAGCTCACCTCTGCCATCACCTCCGGCAGCGGCCCCGATATCATCTTTGAGGGCCCCGAGCGCATCGTGGGCAACTACGCCCGTGAGGGCCTGATGGTGGACCTGGGCGACGTGTGGGGCGATGCCTCCGCGGATATTGGCGAGAATATTTCCAGCGTCTGCCAGCTGGACGGGACCTACTACATGTACCCCCTGAGCGCGGCCGCCCACTGCATGGCCATCAACTACGAGGTCTTTGAGGCCGCCGGCGCCCTGCAGTACATCGACGAGGAGACCCGCACCTGGACCACCGAGGGCTTCGAGGCCGCCATGGCTGCCATCAAGACTGCCATCGACAACGGCACCGTCACCGTGGCCACCCCCGGCATCGTCTACTGCGGCGCCCAGGGCGGTGACCAGGGTACCCGCGCCCTGGTGAACAACCTGTACTCCGACTACTATGTCACCGAGGACGGCACCTCCTACAATGCCAACAGCGCCAACAATGTGAAGGCTCTGACCCTGCTGCAGAACATGGTGAACGCCGGCTCTCTGTCCGCCAACGCCAGCTACGCCGCTGCCGATGAGCTTCAGGCTTTCGCCAACCAGACCTGTGCGGTCAGCTTCTGCTGGAACTTCTCCAACTACAGCCAGTACGCGGACCAGACCCAGTTCACCCCCTTCGCCATGGCGTTCCCCTCTGACGATGGCACCCCCGAGCTGGAGATGGCCGGCCCCTACGGCTTCGGTATCTTCGACAACAAGGACCAGGCTAAGATCGACGCCGCCAAGAAGTTCATCGACTTTGTCTGCAACGATGCCACCGCCGGTGTGGAGGCTGTGAAGACCTCCAGCTTCTTCCCCGTGCACTCCGACTGGGGCGATGTCTACGCCGACGCTGAGGATGCCGACCTGCGCGCTCCCTTCGCCCTGATGAGCAACTATCTGGGCCGCTACTACAACCTGACCGGCGGCTGGACCGAGCAGCGCGCCCTGTGGTGGCCCATGCTCGCTGAGATCCTGACCACCGGCGCTGACGTTCAGACCGCTGCCGACAACTTCGTGTCTCAGGCGAACGCCAACATCGGCTGA
- a CDS encoding germination protease, with protein MRNRRTDLALEARELWQESAEERTQLEGVEAREEMREGIPVTRVSILDRRGEEALGKPVGTYVTLTLDGLARREENAFGRAARAVAAELGELLGFLHPEAPVLVVGLGNRAITPDAVGPKVHEYTLVTRHLVRQVPEHFGDLRPVASLSAGVLGTTGMESGELVRAVSERLRPACVIAVDALASRSLKRVCRTVQLADTGIAPGSGVGNHRAALDRASLGVPVIAVGVPTVVDGATLAADLLGTEELPPLGEGRDLMVTPKDIDSQVADLSKVIGYGIDLALQPSLTLEDLDLLLS; from the coding sequence ATGCGGAACAGAAGGACGGACCTGGCTCTGGAGGCCAGGGAGCTGTGGCAGGAGTCGGCGGAGGAGCGTACCCAGCTGGAGGGGGTGGAGGCCCGGGAGGAGATGAGGGAGGGCATCCCCGTGACCCGGGTCAGCATCCTGGACAGGCGGGGGGAGGAGGCCCTGGGGAAGCCTGTGGGGACTTATGTGACCCTGACCCTGGACGGGCTGGCCAGACGGGAAGAGAATGCTTTCGGCCGGGCGGCCCGGGCGGTAGCGGCAGAGCTGGGGGAGCTGCTGGGCTTCCTTCATCCAGAGGCCCCGGTGCTGGTGGTGGGGCTGGGCAACCGAGCCATCACCCCGGACGCTGTGGGCCCCAAGGTCCACGAGTACACCCTGGTAACCCGGCACCTGGTACGGCAGGTGCCGGAGCACTTCGGGGACCTGAGACCAGTGGCATCCCTGTCTGCCGGCGTGCTGGGGACCACCGGTATGGAGAGCGGGGAACTGGTCCGGGCAGTGTCGGAGCGGCTGCGGCCCGCCTGCGTGATCGCGGTGGACGCGCTGGCCTCCCGGTCCCTAAAACGGGTGTGCCGCACGGTGCAGCTGGCGGATACCGGCATCGCCCCGGGCTCTGGGGTGGGCAACCACCGGGCTGCGCTGGACCGGGCTTCCCTGGGGGTGCCGGTGATTGCGGTGGGGGTGCCCACCGTGGTGGACGGGGCCACCCTGGCCGCCGATCTGCTGGGTACGGAGGAGCTGCCTCCCCTGGGAGAGGGGAGGGACTTGATGGTCACTCCCAAGGATATCGACAGCCAGGTGGCGGACCTGTCCAAGGTGATCGGGTACGGCATTGACCTGGCTTTACAGCCGAGCCTCACCCTGGAAGACCTGGATCTGCTGTTGAGCTGA